CGGGGGTCAGAGATACTCATCGACACTCGGATGGAGACCAGTCACCTGTTGAAAAGTGGGAAAATCATCTCATGTGTGGAATTGAGATCGACAGGCTGTTTACACTTCCTCCTCCTTATCCCGACAGCGTTTTTGACAGCCGGCCGTCCTCGCCTAAAAGTGACTCCGAGCTCGTGGTTAAAAACCACGACTCCTCTGGGGTACTGATGCAGTGGAACTGGGGAGGATTCCCCACGGTATGGCAAGACTTCGCACACGACAGTGTGAGCCTTGAGATGCTCTTCGTAAACGTCCATTTTGTCTGCTTTCGCCTCTGCAGCCGCGTCAATCGGAAAGACCATCAGTGGAGCTCCAGAAGTCTGACTCGTCTCATTTTCGCACCATTGAGAGGCAAGACTCCTTTGACACGGGCAACGAGCCTGTGAACAACTGTAGCAGAGTGGGCCAGGTTACTGTGGTCAGACCACAACCCAGGACTCAGTCTCTGGACCTGAGTAACCACGCCTTACAAATGTTGCCCCTGAACTTTGGTGAAGACTTGACCCGATCACCCTTTAGCGAGCCGTCAAAATCTGCGACGGCAAAAGAGAGGGATGACTCGGAAGTCCTTGCCCACGAAGACGGTACGATGCATACTGGCCCAGCTGTCGGCATGAGAGATGCAGCTGAAGGCCAAAATGATAATAACAGTCAGCTAACGAAACACACATTGGTCGAAACAAACATCCCAGACAACGGAATCGTCGCTCGCGCAGAATCCTCCACCATGATGCAGACCGAGAACGGGGAACCAGTCTGTACCGGCAGCACGCCCGTCTGTGAGGGAGACAGCGGGATCGATCCCTGCGTCGAGGGAGGGGAGCAGGATGGAAGACTTGAAATGGCTGCTCCGAAAGATGAAGCCAAAGACGACGGGGTCAGCTGGACAGCTGATGAGGAGTTAGGAAACTGCGCCGACATATTGACCAAACGGGAGCAGCAAGACAAAAAGAAGGGTGAGCGCCAAACTTTTGTGTGGTTTTGCTCATCACAAATACAATCGTTAAGTCGGGATTTTATAACCGTGTGTTCCGCGTTAACATATTCATGCTTTTGTAGGCAGACGTAATCATCATCTCGGACAAACGGGCATTTACCTGGATGATCTGACCTCACTTGACCCCGAGGTTGCAGCACTCTACTTCCCGAAGAAGTAAGAGGAACAAAGATGGATGTTTGTGTACAGTGTCGTGAAAAAGGATTTGCCCActcctgataaaaaaaaaaaagtatatttatcACATTTGAGTGTTTCACTCCATCAAGTAATTATAAGATTtaagatttaagatatcctttatttgtcccacactggggaaatttacagcctccagcagcaagaatgtaggtagaaagaagaaagaagaaaaaaaaaaacaaatgttcaattaagtgcaatataaacacaaaatggataaatcgcagtgctatttacaattgtctttcacatcatttaattattattattattctcatacAGACAATCCTTCTTATAAAATGCCATTTCTGATGGTTTCAGTTCTGAAGGGTAAAGATTCAAATGAGGAAATACTTTATCACGACACTGTCAGTATCTTTGAAGGCAGATTACATCATCCCTCAGCACTCATATGGCTGTCTCAAGTCAAGTTTGGCATACCtgcttgtattttttattttttttgtgggccaaCAAGATTTTAGCACACCACCGCTCAGTTCTAAAACTTGACCCAATATGGCAGCAGAAAGAGTAGGGAAAGAGTAGGCTTAGATTTTTCTTAAAACGTTTGCTAAATTGGCTAAACTGTTGGCTAACTTTCTCAATAAAGGCTGATGCAGTTTTTGGATTTGCCTCTGAAGGCATCATAATCATTCGTCACATACAACATGGGATGTTAttgtcctgggggggggggtcgaaatgCTCCCAAACAATACATAACGGCGTATAATATCATTTCATAGCATTCTGAAAATGGGCAATCCCGCAATCTTATtgtttagcacgtctgcctcacagttctgaggttctgggttcgacTCTCGggtctgaccttcctgtgtggagtttgcatgttggaaCTGGATCGtctccttggcagaggtaataTGACACGGTTAAGGCTGCCATGGTGAGGGATACGTTAGCAGTGTAGGTGCAGGTACGTTCAGTGTCGGTAATAGATGAGCATTATTATTTGTGTAAAGACAGAATTATAACATTAACAATTGGGTCCTATTCAATTCTTTAAGGGAGTATAATGTTTGGGTTTGAGGCTTAAATCTCCGCTCTGGTCTtcttgtatggagtttgcattttctctctaaattttgcgttttgtttttttttcttcctccccctgCAGTGAAACGGAGAGTTGCTCCCCTGCTGTCGTCGAGCAAGGCTCCGGCTCAGCAAGTCACTCACCGCAATCCATGGGCGCGTTGGACAGTGGTACAGAATACTTGTCCGATTCTGCCTCCTACGCCGCAGAGGTCAGCATGTCCCTCTGTGGACACGTGGGCGACACCAGCCAAATCACCAAAGGTAAGTGTGATTAGGTGTGAACTGAGCATCACTCTTCGGCTCATGCGCAAAGGAAATGTGTCAAATcgttgctttgttgtttgtccaGAGAAATTTCTGGAGCACTCCGTGTCATACGAGGACTTTGTCCGCAACCCTGGAATCATCGATGACCCGAGCCTCGTGATCTGTATCAACTCCAAGTAAGAGTTCAAGTCTTTTCATCATCAATGAACTGACAACATGTATTTGCTTTCACTGTGTTCAATTTCTTGGCTATGTGTGTCAGCTATTACAACTGGGCGGTGGCGGCTCCAATGGTCTTGTCGATGGCAGCTTTCCAGAAGAATTTACCCaaggttggtttgtttttaaagtttgtatttatttatttttttggcttcaAACCTGACATTGGTCTGTGGCTTTTACACCACAACAAAGGGAGATTGCTGCAACTGTGAGAGCTTTAAATTGCTTTGAACGCAACAGGGTGAGAGACGTGAGTGTTGGACGTCCCTGTCCCACCATTGCGACACATCTCTTGACTCATAAATTGCTCTGCCTGTGAGTCACGGCTCTTCTGCTACCTCCGAGGGCAAGAGTTTTGGACAGGAGAGGGCGACTTGGTTTCCATCATCTTGTTTCTGTCCCATTTCAACAAGTCAGCAGGCAGTACAGTTGTAGGCTTTAGTTAATCAAGCTGagctctttaactcattcagtaccagccaattctagaccaagtctgaaaagacgtttaaaaaaaagtatttgggaGGGAATTAGTTAATAATGTAACAATACACAATTCACTCAATGTGAATTGATAAGTACTCATGTGTTGGTATTGTGTTCTCTATCCACAGAGTACTGTTCAGAGCCTAGTTAAGGACAAAATGCCCAAAAAGTCTGGAGGCTGGTGGTTCTCCTGGAGGCGACGAGACTTGGACAACAACCAGGTTGCTGTCTTTGGGTTTTAAAAATTGGCCGATCCAATTGGAGGCCACTGCCGGTAGCACATTTTCTGAACGTGTCTCTTCTTGGTGTTTCAGCAAGGGCCCTCGAAGAAAGACGACCAGGAAGTACAGCGTGGGGACCCTAGCGTAGTCACGTATGgttatttacattaaaaaaaaaacatccatagcATTtaattatgaacaattccatGACCGCATGAAAGAACTGTTTTACAATGCTTCATTAATGCTCATTCGTCCGAAAAGTAAATGATTGACTTCATCATTCACAGTGCTGTAGATTTGCACACTCAGTTTGTCAAATATTTTAGGCCACCTTATTTTGTTAAAGGACATGAGAAATGTCTTTTAAATATCTCTCAGTATGATCCAATGCAGTTCCACCACGCACCCAACAATTTtgatgcattcattttttttttttatttatacactCAAGAGCCACAATGGATGATGCGGATCAAGATGCGGTGGCAAGGCTTGGTCACAAAGCCGTCCTTACTTCGAGCATGTCAACAGAGACACTTCGCGCAACTCAGTGTCTCACTCAAATGTACCGCAAATCACTTCGTCTGACATCTGAACAGATAGTAAGTCGACATACTCTAAAGGAGAcgtgcaattattattttttaactatTCATAATACCCCTTAGTGTTTTCATAACATGTTCCTCTACATGTGGGAACTTTCGAGGCATctgtataccccccccccccccccttcaattaAACGTGTTCCTGCCCTGAAGACTTCTGACAACTACATTTGTCACGATACTTTACAACAGGAGAACTTGAATCTGCGCGAAGGAGTCAACAAGGTGATATTTAGTGTGACCACTCAGTACCAGGGCACCTGTCGCTGTGAGGCCGCCATCTATTTGTGGAACTGGGACGATCGCATCATCATATCAGACATAGACGGCACAATCACAAAGTAAATGCAGCTGTCTCTGCTCGCGTTATACTTCAAATTGGTCTTCTGACTCGAGCAACTTCAGACGTAACAATGTTTAAAGAAgcttggtttatttatttatttttatttaaccccccccccccgacaggtCTGATGCTCTGGGACACATCCTGCCTCAGTTTGGCAAAGACTGGACGCACAAAGACATTGCCAAACTCTACCACAAAATTCACCAGTAGGTCAACTCTATTTGTGTGCTGTAAGAGACAGATAGACCGTATTTGAGGATCTGTTTAAATGTTTCTGTCATTGCAGAAATGGCTACAAGTTCCTGTATTGTTCTGCGCGGGCTATAGGCATGGCCGCCATCACTAAGAACTACCTGCAGTGGGTCAACGACAAAGGCACCGTCCTTCCCAAAGGCCCAGTACTGCTGGCCCCAAGTAGCCTCTTTTCTGCACTGCACAGGTGCAAACATTCTCTACGCTGAACAGGATAAGCGGGATAGAAAATAAATGGGTAGAATTTCACAAAAAGTGTCATTCTAACACTTGTTTGTCCAGCAAGCAAAACTTGTTGCTCCATCTGAAGTTTAACTGCTTGCGAATTGTCTTTTGTCCATTATGCAGGGAGGTGATTGAGAAGAAGCCCGAGGTCTTTAAAATCGCCTGCCTCAGTGACATCAGGGACTTATTCAACCCCAAGAGACGGCCCTTCTACGCTGCCTTTGGCAACAGGACCAACGTATGCAACACTGCACATTCTCTACAGTTGTCAAAAGTAGAATCCCTTCAAACTTGTCATTTGGTGGGATGAGGCATAGTCAGTTTAAGCGGAGCCGTCTAATGGCACCTCTTATTTGTGTAAGGGGGCAAAGGAGGTGTCTGGGGCATGTAGTTCTTATTTTTAGAAGATGACCGTGGACAATTTGCCCGTTGGTCTGTTCGTCAGAAGGCTGCAATTTAAGAAAGCGTGGTAGACGACTTTAAATGATACTGAATACTTGTGAATTGTTTGTGCAGGATGCTTACGCCTACACACAGGTGGGGGTGCTCAACACCAGGATATTTACTGTCAATCCGAAAGGAGAGCTGATTCAAGAGATGACCAAAGGAAACAAGTCCTCGTAAGTTGTATCCGGCGCATTCGAAGGAAACACTTTGAAGCATCCATCTCTGATCGTGTTCTGATTGTCCGGTGCAGTTACAGCCACCTCGGTGAGCTGGTAGAGCATTTCTTCCCCGAGCTGGACGAGAGCGGCtcttgtgcttttgtgtgtcctGAATTCAGCAGCGTCACCTATTGGAAGGAGCCGCTGCCAGAACTGGACCTCGACACACTACTGTAGACGCACCATCCTTATTCTCGGCCAAAAATGCGTAAACATTGTCTGCCTTAATATTTACAGCAATGTGTTGCGACACATTTTGTCCCAGCATGCCTAATCCCTGCCTTTGAGTGACCTTACCAGTCAAATCATCCTCAAGATGCAATTTTTCAAGCAATATAttgcctttatttttattcattgcgTTGACATTCATTCCAATTATTTGTGCATGGCAGCTTTAACAGCGTCACACATATCAGCCCAAAGcatggggggaggggtgatTCAATGTAAAGTTGTAGCTACTATTGCTTAATTTTGTGACATGGGGCCATGAAGCACAAATCAGTAACATGACATTCCTTTTTAGTCGATAGTTTATAACTACATGCATGGGTATGGAATTGTATTCCTTCTGTTTTGGCATCTACTATTCACTTATTTAATGTTAACttctaagattttttttgtctctatttTAATTGTTGGGGCTATAGACACTACTTAAGAGTTTAGGTTTAAGACTTCTTTATTGATCCTGCATACAAAATGCATGGTTGTTGAGTTATGCTGGGAATTATTGATTCAATATCATGGAATACAGAATGATTGACTCTGATCGCAAATTGAAAGGAAAAATGCGAACAAACGACACATTTCACTAAAAGGAAGCTTTTAGTTTCTTCTGCACTACTTACTGTACCACCTTTAGAGATGTTTGTACACTGTGAATGAGGGAGATGCTTTTATAGTGACTTACTGCCACCGAACCAAGAACTGAGCTCAACTGCAATGATTTTAATGATTATTTAATGAcacttatatttattttattttttttctgtgcatacGTTTCATGATAGAAAGATGGGATTCATTGGAGCTGGTTAAATGTGCTGCTTTGAAAACGAAATGCATGTACAGAAATGGAtgcatttgaaataaatatatctGTTTTAATACGAGTTGGTGATCTTATTGATACGACGTTTGAATGAAGTGCAGTTTGCAAGCTTGAACCTAAATAAACGCCAGGTGGCGTGTGTCAAGGGTGTCTTGTCCGGAATGAGTTCCCAACTTTTATTTCTTCGTGGAACACCTGGTGTGACGACTTCACGGCTTCTTTCAATCAGTAAGTTTGGATTATTTCAAAATTTTAGATCCATTTTAACAGGAGTGAGGCTCGGTCCACGTAGAGACGACTTAACGGCTTCTTCCAATCAATGAGTTTGGATTATTTCAAAATTTTAGATCCATTTAACAGTGGTGGGGCTCGTTCCACGTAGAAAGGTTTTAATGGGCAACCGACCCAGGTGTCGCTTCAAAAGGAACTAGATGTAAACAACGACTTTGGGCACCGGAGAATTTAGAAGTGAATCATCTATGCAAAGTGTATGAAATAATGACATCTGGCGTGTGATTACTGTGTTGATTTAATGTAACGCAAGTTTGGATATGTCCGAGGGAATTTTGCGTGGAAACCGAAACCTAACTCAAGATAAAGGAACCTGTGACCCATCAACGGTTACTGAACCGCTTATTCAACACAATATTCGCTTGAATGAAACTGTGGTGTGGTAAACGAGCTTCACATGCCAATATCTTTTGCATTAAATTAGCGTTTTTCCTCTAACGATTAAAATATAtagattgtttttgtattttagtaATTTATATCAAATTAATTTACTGTAAATTAACCAATTTGTATGAACATTTAAGAGTTTAAATtttattacattatttttttttgtattttagttatttatatcaaattaatttacagtaaaataaccAATTTATAAGAACTTTTAAGAGTTGAAAttttattacattattatttttttgtattttagtaATTTATATCAAATTAATTTACTGTAAAATAACCAATTTATAAGAACATTTAAGAGTTTAAACTTTATTacattattaaatgtattgtattgatacAAATTAAatgattgttgttttcattattaaaaACTCATGTGAGTGGTCTGGCCCATCTGTCCGTTTTAAAACTCAAATGTGGCCCTTCACATTCTGCCCAGCCCTGCTTTTATGGCTTTTAACAGGTGTTATAAACAGGCTACCCAGCCAACAGTAAGAGGAACCTGGAAATGGAAACGCAGATAAGCACAGAGTAGGAGGGGCTTTCAGAGGTGAGAGTGAAATCATCCTTTTCCTCATCTATCCAACAGCGTCTGTCAACATGTCTGCTCTGACAAACCCCGCCATTACACATCTTGCTGAGGCCTTAGCTTTAGAACTCCGCTGCCCCATCTGCTTGCAACTCTTCTCGGAGCCTGTGTCGCTGCCCTGCGGTCACATCTACTGCCACGTCTGCATTCAAACTCTGGGAGAAGGGCTGGACCATCACTGCTGTCCTGAGTGTCAGAAAGACTACCAGGAGAGCCAAGTTGTGATGACCTGTTCCAAAATGTGCAATATTGTCGAGTCGTTCAAAGCTGCAGTAGGTGAAGTCCAGCTGCCTGCATGTGTTGCGGTTGAGGATGAAACAAAATGCCACTTGGATGTAACTAAAGAGAGCTCAGGAAGTGAGGGAAAGTACTTGAAATCCAAAGAGTTTCAATTGACTAATTCTGGACTGGCGTCTCAAGTCACAGACCTGGCCGTCCACTTGGAAATGTCAGAGGATGTGCTGAGGAAGGAGAAGGAGCAGCAAGCAAAGCTGATGGCAGCTCACGAGCAGTTGAGAGAAAAGGCATCGGAAGAGCTGCGCCAGCTGAGTGATGTAGTGAAGAAGTACAGCGCTGAGGTGATGCAGCTGCTGGATGAAGAGCTCTCTCCGAGCGAAGCCAGCGCGAGCCACAGGGTTGGTCAGGCCGCAAGCCTCACCAAGCAGCTGAGACAAGTTCTCCTCAGAGCCGAGTCACTCCTGACCAAAGGAGACGAGGCCGCGTTCGTAGAAGACTTTCGAGACCTGCGGCCACGCATTGCCGAGATGAcgacaaaaaacattgaaaaaactcAGGGCCGCATGGACGGCCCCGTTCGAATCCTTCCCAAGTTGGAGAACATGAACGGTAAGCTTAGGGAAAGCCTCGGCATCATTCAGCGCTCCCTTCGCAATGTCCTCAATCCGTCTGAGCTGACGTTTGACATCAGGACAGCTCATCCTAACCTCGTCCTCTCAGAAGACTTGAAGACTGTGACATTCAGTGCCACCAAGCAGCCATACCCGCCTTCGTCCCAGAGATTCACCAGCTTCTTCCAAGTCCTCAGCTCCCAGAGCTTCTCTGAAGGCAACCATCGCTGGGAGGTGGAGCTCGATGGTGCTCCGTGGATCGTGGGCTTGTGCCAAAGCAGGGAGCTGGAGCGGAGCGGGATTCCCTCGGCGCTGGAAAGCAGCCGGTGCTCCTGGTGCCTGATGTGGTTCGACAACTTGCTGACGGCCTTCGAGCAGGGTCGCGATGTGCCGCTCAAGAGGACCACGGTATCGTGCAGGCTTGAGATCAGGCTCAGCTTCAGATGCCGCACGTTCAGTTTCTACCACATCAGCCCCACCGTTGGCAAGACACTCATGTACACATTTAAAGCAAACTTTACTGAACCTGTGCATCTGGCCTATCGGATGATGTCAGGCCACCCGAAAGCACGTGTCACCATCATTTCATGAGTGCTTTTGGTAGTGGTGGTCATGCATTTGGTACGTGGGACTTTAGTGAGGACTGAGAAGCAACTTACTCCATCTCTTAGTACCATAAATGTCATGTCGCAAGTAAAGAAACCATCAATCAAGTGCAAAAATGCAATATAACAGAAATGCAGCCGTGCCGTGCACTTCATCTGGAGCAGTGAAAATCGACATGTATATTTAGCGACAGTCTAAAAAGCTTAACTTCGGTTAATGTCTACAGTCTGAGCAATtgtcatcaaaatgtcaaatataatTTGATACAAAACAGTTTGATATGCATTAACTGAATGATATCCAACAATTCAGTAATCCCCTGCTATAATACTGTTCATATTTCACGGCTTTgctgtttcacttttttttcctgaaaaaaggTTCCATGTTTGGTTTGATTCAAAACAGTATTGTGCTGTATaggtaataattaaaaaaataaagatggctACTTGACAGATTTCACTTATCAGGGGTACTTTTTGCAACATACGAGTGATTACTGTAATTTATAGGCAACATTTTGTTTCTATATATCTGTTTGTTTAGAATTTGGAAGAATTTAGAGATATTTATGTCATTGTGCTTTTCAGATGATTTCAATGAATGAACAATGGACTGAAATTTGCAAAATCATtacaaatgcaatatttaaCAGAAAAAAGAACAGTCATGATAACGATCAAGAAATACATGCGATATGACTATAAAAGAGAAGCAAAGAAAAACGTTACATGGGCAAAATATAGAAAAAGGTTAGGCTACAAATTGTTAGCGGCATTAAAagattatatatactgtatatacacctTTAAATCACTGCAAATCTCTATTGTTTTTAGAGGCTTTTTGTTAGAAAATTTAATAGAACGAATGCCATGTCTAAATCCGATTTATCAGATAATATGCTATCCTATTTTGACTAGTCACATCTTTACATCGGTACCATGACGAAACGATACTGTGACGTCATTGTATCATCTCGCGAGGTTTGTTACGGTGGGTTGCAAAATATTTGACAATCGAGGATATTAATCCAGGGAActcgccagaaaaaaaaacatgtccaggTTTATCGACCAGTCGAGTGACGTGTGTCGTTCTTGGGGCAACATGTGAACCGTGTGATAACTCTGCATGATTTTACCAACGCGTTTCCAGCACAACGGAGTTTTCTGAAAAGGTAAAACGGCGTGTATCGTGGGATTAGCGTCGTTGcgtctatttttcatttttgtttcgatACAAACGAAAACGCTAGATAATTCGATACGCAATCCCTCGTGTTTCTTCCTGTTAGATCTGTTTTAAAATTATGTATGCCGTTTAACAAAGTGCACTTATGATGGCTAACAAGCTAGCTGGCAACGTCGACTAACACTGAACGCTGTTTGAAAACCCCTCCACTGcataatgtgttaaaaaaaactgtgccaACGGTGTGACGATTATGTTACTTTTGGTAGTTTTTGGTCAATTACAACATTATGGGGCGTTCACATCACCAGATCTTTTGAGGAAGTGGTTTGTTACCACATCGTTCTCATACACAAATAATACAAACTAGAACTCAACTAGTGACATTTTTCCTTTTAGGTTGTTCTCGTGAACATTAGAGGTTGTAACAATGTTTTAAAGCAGATTTGAGCAGGCGCCTGTCTGGTACAACACGTAGAAAGTGTCATGCCTCTGTGCGTGAATGGTGAGAATGCATGGTATGTGTGGATTGCTGGGACGTATCAACAAAGGTTTCAATGTGAAAAATACCTGACTTGCTCTCGGTTTCGTTGTGTTTATGTATTGTGTTCTCCCCTCAGGCGAAAAACCATGCTAGCCA
The DNA window shown above is from Hippocampus zosterae strain Florida chromosome 9, ASM2543408v3, whole genome shotgun sequence and carries:
- the LOC127607554 gene encoding E3 ubiquitin/ISG15 ligase TRIM25-like isoform X1, translating into MSALTNPAITHLAEALALELRCPICLQLFSEPVSLPCGHIYCHVCIQTLGEGLDHHCCPECQKDYQESQVVMTCSKMCNIVESFKAAVGEVQLPACVAVEDETKCHLDVTKESSGSEGKYLKSKEFQLTNSGLASQVTDLAVHLEMSEDVLRKEKEQQAKLMAAHEQLREKASEELRQLSDVVKKYSAEVMQLLDEELSPSEASASHRVGQAASLTKQLRQVLLRAESLLTKGDEAAFVEDFRDLRPRIAEMTTKNIEKTQGRMDGPVRILPKLENMNGKLRESLGIIQRSLRNVLNPSELTFDIRTAHPNLVLSEDLKTVTFSATKQPYPPSSQRFTSFFQVLSSQSFSEGNHRWEVELDGAPWIVGLCQSRELERSGIPSALESSRCSWCLMWFDNLLTAFEQGRDVPLKRTTVSCRLEIRLSFRCRTFSFYHISPTVGKTLMYTFKANFTEPVHLAYRMMSGHPKARVTIIS